The Rhodocytophaga rosea genome has a segment encoding these proteins:
- a CDS encoding carboxymuconolactone decarboxylase family protein, producing MAHVHLNNNMPGIVGLMMQWPHTARALNGVAEVLLQTNEGLSAAERELIAAHVSRLNICTFCSNTHLNASLSHFGKPARFIDVTRDSVTDGLEIRPVMQALLNIAGKVKESGRNVTTEDIETARNLGATDNMIHDTVLIAAAFCMFNRYVDGLGTFAPQQVDRYAEAGKRLAEEGYLNSVPIPM from the coding sequence ATGGCACATGTACACCTGAATAATAACATGCCTGGTATAGTCGGACTCATGATGCAGTGGCCTCATACGGCCAGAGCCTTGAATGGCGTAGCCGAAGTGCTTCTGCAAACCAATGAAGGCTTATCTGCCGCTGAGCGGGAACTCATTGCAGCGCATGTTTCCCGTCTGAATATCTGCACTTTCTGCTCCAATACTCATTTAAATGCTTCCTTATCTCATTTTGGAAAACCTGCCCGCTTTATAGATGTCACCAGAGACAGTGTAACGGATGGTCTGGAAATCAGGCCGGTTATGCAGGCACTGCTCAATATTGCAGGTAAGGTGAAAGAAAGTGGCAGAAATGTGACGACAGAAGACATTGAAACTGCCAGAAATTTAGGCGCTACCGACAATATGATCCATGATACGGTATTAATCGCCGCTGCTTTTTGCATGTTCAACCGCTACGTAGACGGCTTAGGCACTTTTGCTCCTCAACAGGTAGACCGGTATGCAGAGGCTGGAAAGAGACTGGCAGAAGAAGGATATTTAAATTCCGTTCCTATACCGATGTAA
- a CDS encoding 2-hydroxyacid dehydrogenase, whose amino-acid sequence MQVIFFSSKTYDRQFFQSDNQHHSHELYFLDVPLHTGTASLATNYQAVCIFVNDVANKEVIQQLADVGVKLIALRCAGYNNVDLAAAAQAGIQVVRVPAYSPYSVAEHTLALILTLNRKTHRAYNRVKEGNFSLNGLMGFDLHGKTVGLIGLGKIGKVTAQILKGFGCQVLGYDVATDQECEQMGVVYSSLDEIYTQSDIISLHCPLTPQTRHLINRNAIAKMKRGVMLINTSRGALIDTPDVIEALKTEHIGYLGLDVYEEEADLFFEDLSEKVIQDDIFMRLLSFPNVLITGHQAFFTRNALQGIAQVTLQNISDFEQQKALVNAVR is encoded by the coding sequence ATGCAGGTAATATTTTTCAGCTCTAAAACCTATGACAGACAATTTTTTCAATCGGATAACCAGCACCATTCTCACGAATTGTACTTTCTGGATGTTCCTTTACATACCGGAACAGCTTCGCTGGCCACTAATTATCAGGCAGTATGCATTTTTGTAAATGATGTGGCAAACAAAGAGGTGATACAACAACTGGCGGATGTAGGTGTAAAGCTGATTGCATTGCGGTGTGCCGGTTATAACAATGTAGATTTAGCTGCTGCTGCCCAGGCCGGCATACAAGTAGTTCGGGTACCAGCGTATTCACCTTATTCGGTAGCCGAACATACCCTTGCTCTTATACTCACCCTGAACCGCAAAACACACCGGGCGTATAACCGGGTGAAGGAGGGAAATTTCTCCTTGAATGGATTGATGGGTTTTGACTTACATGGGAAAACGGTCGGTTTGATCGGCTTGGGAAAAATTGGCAAAGTTACTGCCCAGATTTTAAAAGGATTCGGATGCCAGGTCTTGGGTTATGATGTCGCCACTGACCAGGAATGTGAGCAAATGGGTGTAGTTTATAGCTCACTGGATGAAATTTATACACAATCGGATATCATTTCCCTGCATTGTCCGCTTACCCCGCAAACCAGGCATTTGATCAACCGCAACGCCATTGCAAAAATGAAACGGGGAGTAATGCTGATCAATACCAGCCGGGGTGCGCTTATTGATACACCAGATGTAATTGAGGCATTAAAAACAGAACATATCGGATATTTAGGACTGGATGTTTATGAAGAAGAAGCTGATCTTTTTTTTGAAGACCTCTCAGAGAAAGTGATACAGGATGATATATTTATGCGCCTGCTTTCTTTCCCCAATGTGCTTATTACCGGCCATCAGGCATTTTTTACCAGAAATGCCCTGCAAGGTATTGCACAGGTTACTCTGCAAAACATTTCTGATTTTGAACAACAAAAAGCACTGGTGAATGCAGTACGTTAA
- a CDS encoding carboxymuconolactone decarboxylase family protein, whose protein sequence is MPHIPLPDHLPGITGLLEYRLDTAMPIRNLTQILLRGESTLTQGERELIATVVSHGNQCRFCTTAHTAAADLLLGDHTTSEAVKNDPSQAPVSEKMKILLQIARLVQQSGKKVTTGIIEQAKAAGATDIEIHDTVLIASLFCLYNKYVDGLASVTPTDPAFYQRLGDRIVHHGYTRMPQGYDHLKTS, encoded by the coding sequence ATGCCACATATTCCTTTACCTGACCATTTGCCCGGCATTACCGGCTTACTTGAATACCGACTCGATACGGCGATGCCTATCCGGAATCTTACCCAGATCTTATTGCGGGGAGAATCTACCCTCACCCAAGGCGAACGCGAACTGATTGCTACAGTCGTTTCCCACGGCAACCAGTGCCGCTTTTGTACAACCGCCCATACGGCAGCGGCCGATTTACTGCTGGGTGACCATACCACCAGCGAAGCAGTAAAAAATGATCCCTCGCAAGCACCTGTCAGTGAGAAAATGAAAATACTGCTCCAGATTGCAAGGCTTGTCCAGCAGTCTGGGAAAAAAGTGACTACCGGTATTATTGAGCAGGCCAAAGCTGCCGGGGCTACGGATATAGAAATTCATGATACAGTGTTGATTGCTTCGCTGTTTTGCCTCTATAACAAATATGTAGATGGCTTAGCCAGCGTAACGCCTACAGATCCAGCTTTTTATCAGCGGCTGGGCGACCGGATTGTTCACCATGGGTATACCCGGATGCCCCAGGGGTATGATCATCTTAAAACTTCTTAG
- a CDS encoding carboxymuconolactone decarboxylase family protein, with amino-acid sequence MAHINVLQGVPGIRSLVLFRPETGHYLYELAGALLRGPSTLSEAERELIATFVSSQNECVFCMSSHAAAARYLFKDEKGVVDFVLEDYQSAPISDKLKSLLTIAGKVAQDARSVSDEDVALARQYGATDQEIHDTVLIAATFCMFNRYVDGLASFTPTEPEAYEEMGKRMVEKGYVLPSAPVKV; translated from the coding sequence ATGGCACATATAAATGTATTACAAGGCGTTCCAGGCATCCGCAGTCTGGTATTGTTCCGTCCTGAAACCGGACACTACCTGTACGAACTGGCTGGCGCTTTATTGCGTGGGCCTTCTACCCTTTCAGAAGCAGAACGGGAACTCATTGCTACCTTTGTTTCTTCCCAGAATGAATGTGTATTTTGCATGAGTTCACATGCAGCAGCTGCCCGTTATTTGTTTAAAGATGAAAAAGGAGTGGTAGATTTCGTGCTGGAAGATTACCAGTCGGCACCTATTTCTGACAAGCTTAAATCTTTGCTCACCATTGCCGGAAAAGTCGCCCAGGATGCCCGTTCTGTTTCGGACGAGGATGTAGCTTTAGCCAGACAATATGGTGCCACAGACCAGGAGATTCATGATACGGTACTGATAGCCGCTACTTTTTGTATGTTTAACCGCTATGTAGATGGACTGGCTAGTTTTACGCCAACAGAACCCGAAGCCTATGAAGAAATGGGCAAGCGGATGGTAGAAAAAGGATATGTATTACCTTCGGCACCAGTAAAAGTATGA
- a CDS encoding MFS transporter: MQITAVVSPKTTFSRQIVFAVCLICYIGGGLVSTLMSVYLPVVVRDLMGGVSEAELGRVGAYIGSVYLFGWMLGGIGFGFAGDSIGRVKAFTTAVLLYSVFTILTGFSTSWAMVIVCRFITGIGVGAVLVLATILVSETWPAKTKNIALGILAIAFPIGIISAGAINNLVSNWREAFFVGWIPFGMAIIASLVLKESAQWTNMRSQARLQTKPSSFSLLLEPAHRKNVWIGSLIFGAMLVGLWAIFSWMPTWIQSLFPSQTSGQQERGITMMLLGSGGIIGGAISGFLSNTIGYRKTLLITFAGSFVMCLILFTTNTVFSTIIYLETALLALFFGISQGTLSAYLPQLFPTFIRATATGFCFNLGRLATATVVFFVGTLVAVLGGYGNAVLAFSVTFVIGFIVTWVAKDVKISASEGNG, encoded by the coding sequence ATGCAGATCACTGCGGTTGTTAGCCCCAAAACTACTTTCTCCAGGCAGATAGTATTTGCCGTTTGCCTGATTTGCTATATAGGCGGCGGACTGGTTTCTACGTTAATGTCTGTATACTTACCAGTGGTAGTTAGAGACCTGATGGGAGGTGTAAGTGAAGCAGAACTCGGCAGAGTAGGTGCCTATATTGGTTCTGTGTATTTATTTGGCTGGATGCTGGGAGGTATCGGATTTGGCTTTGCCGGGGATAGTATAGGCCGGGTGAAAGCTTTTACTACTGCTGTATTACTATATTCAGTATTTACCATTCTTACTGGCTTTTCTACCTCCTGGGCAATGGTAATTGTTTGCCGGTTTATAACAGGTATAGGAGTGGGGGCAGTACTGGTACTGGCTACCATTTTAGTGTCGGAAACATGGCCGGCTAAGACTAAAAATATTGCACTCGGCATATTGGCTATTGCCTTCCCCATCGGGATTATTAGTGCCGGAGCAATTAATAATCTGGTTTCAAACTGGCGGGAAGCTTTCTTTGTAGGGTGGATTCCCTTTGGGATGGCTATTATCGCCAGTCTCGTACTGAAAGAATCTGCCCAATGGACCAATATGCGTTCGCAAGCCAGGCTACAAACAAAACCAAGTAGTTTCAGTCTATTGTTAGAGCCAGCGCACCGCAAGAATGTATGGATAGGTTCGCTTATTTTCGGGGCTATGCTGGTGGGATTATGGGCCATCTTTTCCTGGATGCCTACCTGGATACAAAGCCTGTTTCCTTCTCAAACCTCCGGGCAACAGGAAAGAGGCATTACCATGATGCTTTTAGGCAGCGGCGGCATTATTGGCGGAGCCATTTCCGGATTTTTGTCTAATACCATTGGCTACCGTAAAACACTGCTGATTACCTTTGCCGGAAGCTTTGTAATGTGTCTGATCCTGTTTACCACCAATACGGTGTTCTCCACTATTATTTACCTGGAAACCGCTTTACTAGCTTTGTTTTTTGGTATAAGCCAGGGTACTTTATCAGCGTATTTACCGCAATTATTTCCAACCTTTATCCGGGCTACAGCAACCGGTTTTTGTTTTAATTTAGGGCGATTGGCTACAGCAACCGTGGTTTTCTTTGTAGGAACCCTGGTAGCCGTGTTGGGAGGATATGGCAATGCTGTACTCGCTTTCTCGGTCACCTTTGTTATCGGCTTTATAGTCACTTGGGTAGCAAAGGATGTAAAAATTTCAGCATCGGAGGGAAATGGGTAA
- a CDS encoding DUF3179 domain-containing (seleno)protein: MSTRVLTIVFWLGIFLLLVPALIHAYLLMPFPGSQDMEAIWFVYYLEKIVLPSRIIGFMLVAWPLWKTFTQGNWQQKTIRGSVFLFCLGLLYFTDWMYKAERMFEEPEIIRFSDAKQNIVPDSLLVIGVVEGNVAKAYPVNYLGYHHKVQDSVGTTPVLVTYCTMCRTGRVYSPVINGKYQAFRLVGARHYNAVIEDPDTKSWWYQATGEAAVGPLKGKMLQEINAEQLSLRSWLEKYPHSLVLQPDSTYAESYDGLKRYDRLQPIDRDSTLNPDTLIRKSWVLGVDMQGKAKAYDWKQLQKHQLVNDTIGQVPVVVMIEKDSLSFHVWNRKVNNETLVFTLDSTRSGLRDTATQSLWNYTGECIEGTFAGKQLTKIQAYQEYWHSWKFFHPSTTLWRGDNKLNPLVNN, encoded by the coding sequence ATGAGTACCCGAGTTTTGACAATCGTTTTCTGGCTGGGAATATTTCTGCTGCTTGTTCCCGCTTTAATACATGCTTACCTGTTGATGCCTTTCCCCGGCAGCCAGGATATGGAAGCCATCTGGTTTGTATACTATCTGGAGAAAATAGTGTTGCCCTCGCGCATTATTGGTTTTATGCTGGTAGCCTGGCCATTGTGGAAAACATTTACCCAGGGAAACTGGCAACAAAAAACCATCCGGGGAAGTGTTTTCCTGTTTTGCCTGGGACTATTATATTTCACCGACTGGATGTATAAAGCTGAACGGATGTTTGAAGAACCTGAAATCATCCGTTTTTCTGATGCCAAACAGAATATAGTGCCGGATTCATTACTAGTAATTGGTGTGGTAGAAGGCAATGTAGCCAAAGCATATCCGGTAAATTATTTAGGCTATCATCACAAAGTACAGGATAGTGTGGGAACTACTCCGGTATTAGTGACTTATTGTACCATGTGCCGCACAGGACGGGTATATAGCCCAGTCATTAATGGCAAATACCAGGCTTTCCGGCTCGTAGGTGCCAGGCATTACAATGCGGTCATAGAAGATCCGGATACAAAATCCTGGTGGTATCAGGCCACCGGAGAAGCAGCAGTGGGTCCTTTGAAAGGAAAAATGTTGCAGGAAATCAACGCCGAGCAACTTTCTTTGCGCTCCTGGCTTGAAAAATATCCACATTCTCTTGTTCTACAACCAGATTCAACCTATGCCGAATCCTATGATGGATTGAAGCGCTACGACCGATTACAACCCATAGACAGGGATTCAACCCTTAACCCGGATACATTGATCCGAAAAAGCTGGGTATTAGGCGTAGATATGCAGGGCAAAGCCAAAGCCTACGACTGGAAACAACTTCAGAAACATCAACTGGTGAATGATACCATCGGGCAAGTTCCGGTAGTAGTAATGATCGAAAAAGATAGTTTGTCTTTTCATGTGTGGAACCGCAAAGTAAATAACGAAACGCTTGTATTTACGCTTGATTCTACTCGTTCCGGCCTTCGGGATACTGCTACTCAATCGTTGTGGAACTATACAGGCGAGTGTATAGAAGGAACTTTTGCAGGCAAACAACTCACCAAAATTCAGGCATATCAGGAATACTGGCATTCCTGGAAATTTTTCCATCCTTCTACTACTTTATGGCGAGGCGATAATAAGCTTAATCCGCTGGTTAATAATTAA
- a CDS encoding manganese catalase family protein, producing the protein MSTLMNYTYQSFNFRGRKRLRPFYDLIYSIAGEEYGHIEVVSYAINLLLTGTTKRGFDPEPGPLKKATDARNSRHFIASGQASFPMDSMRDWWTGQNVFSSGNLKLDLLHNFFLECAARANKMRAYEMVTDPTAREMVGYLLVRGGVHVVAYARALEQLTGVAVTKLVPVPDLSNKAFPETRKYESSGLHRILYTFSQNDYQQVGSIFNGPHPEDGQPLEVIFGSPEGVPAPDLEEEPQLNAPGSDGIDPDMFAAAAAKMGIKF; encoded by the coding sequence ATGTCAACCTTAATGAATTATACCTACCAGTCGTTTAATTTCAGAGGAAGAAAGCGTTTGCGTCCTTTCTATGACCTGATATACAGTATTGCCGGCGAAGAATACGGCCACATTGAAGTAGTTTCTTATGCAATCAATCTGCTGCTGACCGGAACGACCAAACGTGGATTTGATCCTGAACCTGGCCCTTTGAAAAAAGCCACTGATGCCCGTAATTCCCGCCATTTTATTGCCAGTGGCCAGGCTTCCTTTCCAATGGATTCGATGCGTGACTGGTGGACTGGGCAGAATGTATTCAGCAGTGGCAACCTGAAACTGGATCTGTTACATAATTTCTTTCTGGAATGCGCTGCGAGAGCCAATAAAATGCGGGCCTATGAAATGGTAACAGACCCAACAGCCCGTGAAATGGTAGGCTATCTGCTGGTTCGTGGCGGCGTACACGTAGTGGCTTATGCCCGTGCGCTGGAGCAACTCACTGGTGTGGCCGTTACCAAACTGGTACCTGTGCCAGATCTGAGTAATAAAGCTTTTCCGGAAACCCGTAAATATGAATCCAGTGGCTTACACCGGATATTATATACCTTTAGCCAGAATGATTATCAGCAGGTAGGAAGTATATTCAATGGTCCGCATCCGGAAGATGGCCAGCCGCTTGAAGTGATATTCGGCTCGCCCGAAGGCGTTCCGGCTCCCGACCTGGAGGAAGAACCTCAACTGAATGCACCTGGGTCAGATGGAATTGATCCGGATATGTTTGCCGCTGCTGCCGCTAAAATGGGCATTAAGTTTTAA
- a CDS encoding TonB-dependent receptor produces the protein MKHFSYYIILLLILFSGFTYAQSTISGKITDGSSSQGLVGANVWVKGSIIGTTTDNKGEFSLSTNLSFPLTLTVSAVGYERQEVDLSAASTSIAISLSPQTTLMQEVVISASRVEENIMRSPVSIEKMDIRSIQQTPSANFYDGLQHMKSLDMVTSGLTYKAINTRGFAGTGNSRFLQLVDGVDNQTPGLNFAVGNLFGLSDLDAESVELIPGAASALYGPVAFNGVLMMRSKDPFQFQGLSAMTKVGINHVSDPSTDASPVYDVALRYAKAINNRFAFKINASYLTGLDWNATNYTDVDSRTPIEQRGESNPAKNAMNIYGDEVARALPGIGRVSRTGYEEKYLADYRVKSLKLNGALHYRINSNLEAIYQYNFGQGTANYTGSSRFSINNFTLQQHRVELRGSQFFVRAYTTIENSHDSYNVRTLGQHINKTWVRDLDGNVVSSDKADDTWFGRYTAAYTGNISNVPAQNHSTARGFADEGRFQPGTAEFEREKDRLTGIYGGQIGAGIFSNSKLYHAEGQYDFSKQVKVLNVLVGGNYRLYDMFTDGTLLDDKNERITINEYGAFVQASKELLDNKLKLTASGRYDKNENFKGRFTPRASAVFSPTENHNFRASFQSGFRNPTPVDQYIKLFAGPITILGGVPNNSKGMNVYENTFTASSVGAFGGAFGADVGAGTPPPQAIEKNKGLLQKSNVAYIKPERIESYEIGYKGLLGRKLIVDLNYYYSSYTDFILNQVVIQPQSQILNADGSINSQAASELLNGKSQAYQLYTNAKDKVSVQGSTLGLTYYLPSNFVISGNATWTEFNLRDANPNNIPAFNTPAYKTNLSISNPSVLGNVGFNVAWHWQDAFNWVGSFNELQPGRIQAYHMLDAQVSYKVPAIKSIFKLGASNLTNQYIVQAYGSPAVGGLYYVSITFDELFR, from the coding sequence ATGAAACATTTCTCCTACTACATAATTCTACTGTTGATTTTATTTTCCGGATTTACTTACGCCCAGTCTACGATTTCCGGAAAAATTACAGATGGTTCCTCCAGCCAGGGGCTGGTTGGGGCTAATGTCTGGGTGAAAGGAAGCATCATTGGTACCACAACCGACAACAAAGGGGAATTCAGCCTTTCTACTAACCTATCTTTTCCTCTTACGCTTACTGTATCAGCTGTGGGCTATGAACGGCAGGAAGTGGATCTTTCAGCCGCCAGTACGAGTATAGCAATTTCTCTTTCTCCTCAAACTACCCTCATGCAGGAAGTGGTGATTTCCGCCTCCAGAGTGGAAGAGAATATCATGCGCTCGCCGGTAAGCATTGAAAAAATGGATATCCGCAGCATTCAACAGACACCGTCGGCTAATTTTTACGATGGCTTGCAGCATATGAAATCGCTGGATATGGTCACCAGCGGGCTTACCTATAAAGCCATCAATACCCGTGGTTTTGCCGGTACTGGAAACAGCCGTTTTTTACAATTAGTAGATGGCGTAGATAACCAGACCCCCGGACTCAACTTTGCCGTGGGTAATTTATTCGGACTTTCCGACCTGGATGCAGAAAGCGTAGAATTGATTCCCGGCGCAGCTTCTGCCCTGTATGGCCCGGTTGCCTTTAACGGTGTATTGATGATGCGCAGCAAAGATCCTTTCCAGTTTCAGGGCTTAAGTGCCATGACCAAAGTGGGTATCAATCATGTAAGCGATCCTTCAACCGATGCTTCGCCGGTATATGATGTAGCCCTGCGTTATGCCAAAGCCATTAACAATAGGTTTGCTTTCAAAATCAATGCCTCTTACCTGACTGGCCTCGACTGGAATGCCACCAATTATACAGATGTAGATTCCAGGACACCCATTGAGCAAAGAGGTGAATCGAACCCAGCTAAAAATGCCATGAATATATATGGGGATGAAGTAGCCAGAGCACTTCCGGGCATTGGCAGGGTTTCCCGTACCGGCTATGAGGAAAAATACCTGGCAGATTACCGGGTGAAAAGCCTTAAACTCAACGGCGCTTTACATTACCGCATCAACAGTAACCTGGAAGCGATTTATCAATACAATTTTGGCCAGGGTACCGCTAATTATACTGGCAGCAGCCGTTTTTCTATCAATAATTTTACCTTGCAACAGCACCGGGTTGAACTTCGGGGCAGCCAGTTTTTTGTAAGGGCTTATACAACCATCGAAAATTCGCATGATTCCTATAATGTCCGTACACTTGGTCAGCATATTAATAAAACATGGGTAAGAGATCTGGACGGAAATGTGGTTTCTTCCGATAAAGCAGATGATACCTGGTTTGGGCGCTATACAGCAGCGTATACCGGGAATATTTCCAATGTACCCGCTCAAAATCATTCGACGGCCCGTGGGTTTGCTGATGAAGGCCGTTTTCAGCCTGGCACTGCTGAGTTCGAACGGGAAAAAGACAGATTAACTGGTATTTATGGCGGCCAGATTGGGGCCGGTATCTTTAGTAACAGCAAACTGTATCATGCCGAAGGCCAGTATGACTTCAGCAAGCAAGTCAAAGTGCTAAATGTACTGGTCGGTGGTAATTACCGCCTGTATGATATGTTTACAGATGGGACTTTATTGGATGATAAAAACGAGAGAATCACAATCAATGAGTATGGTGCTTTTGTGCAGGCTTCCAAAGAACTACTGGATAATAAACTCAAACTCACCGCCTCTGGCCGCTACGACAAAAACGAAAATTTCAAAGGTAGATTTACCCCCAGGGCATCAGCTGTATTTTCTCCTACAGAAAACCATAACTTCCGGGCCTCTTTTCAATCTGGTTTCCGCAATCCCACGCCAGTAGACCAGTATATCAAATTGTTTGCCGGACCCATTACCATCTTAGGAGGCGTTCCTAATAACAGCAAAGGCATGAATGTGTATGAGAATACGTTTACTGCTTCATCAGTTGGCGCATTCGGCGGTGCATTTGGTGCTGATGTAGGGGCTGGTACTCCACCTCCTCAGGCAATTGAGAAAAACAAAGGTCTACTGCAAAAATCAAATGTGGCCTATATTAAACCAGAACGCATCGAAAGCTACGAAATTGGCTACAAAGGTTTACTGGGCAGAAAGCTGATAGTAGATTTGAATTATTATTACAGCAGCTATACAGATTTTATCCTTAACCAGGTAGTGATTCAGCCACAGAGCCAGATATTAAATGCAGATGGAAGTATTAATTCTCAGGCAGCTTCCGAATTATTGAATGGCAAAAGCCAAGCCTATCAGCTGTACACGAATGCCAAAGATAAAGTAAGTGTACAAGGTTCTACACTAGGATTAACCTATTATTTGCCATCCAATTTTGTTATCAGCGGAAATGCCACCTGGACGGAGTTCAACCTGAGAGATGCCAATCCAAACAATATCCCTGCATTTAATACGCCTGCTTACAAAACCAATCTAAGTATTTCCAATCCCAGTGTATTGGGTAATGTTGGCTTCAATGTAGCCTGGCACTGGCAGGATGCTTTCAACTGGGTAGGTTCTTTTAATGAACTGCAACCAGGACGTATACAGGCCTACCACATGCTGGATGCCCAGGTCAGCTACAAAGTTCCGGCTATCAAATCCATTTTCAAGCTTGGCGCTTCCAACTTGACAAATCAATATATTGTACAGGCGTATGGTTCACCGGCAGTAGGCGGACTGTATTATGTATCCATCACTTTCGATGAATTATTTCGCTAA
- the fumC gene encoding class II fumarate hydratase, whose amino-acid sequence MEYRIEKDTMGEVKVPADKYWGAQTQRSKENFTIGGHLMPVEIIQAFAILKKAAARTNQELGVLPAEKADIIAQVCDEILAGKLDDQFPLVVWQTGSGTQSNMNVNEVVANRAHVLLGGKLLDDKKKIHPNDDVNKSQSSNDTFPTAMSIAAYKLVVEHTIPMVQKLRNTLQQKSEAFKEVVKIGRTHFMDATPLTLGQEFSGYVAQLDHGIKALQNTLAHLSELALGGTAVGTGLNAPKGYAELVAKKISEFAGHSFKTAPNKFESLAAHDAAVATSGALKGLAVSLMKIANDIRMLSSGPRSGIAEILIPENEPGSSIMPGKVNPTQVEALTMVCAQVIGNDAAITIGGMNGHFELNVFKPVIIFNLLMAARLIGDACDSFDKNCAIGIDPNYPVIEKNLENSLMLVTALNPHIGYENAAKIAKKAHKEGTSLRQAALSLNLLTNEQFDQWVIAKDMIGELK is encoded by the coding sequence ATGGAATACCGCATAGAAAAAGACACGATGGGCGAGGTAAAAGTACCTGCCGACAAATATTGGGGTGCTCAAACCCAGCGTTCTAAAGAAAATTTTACCATTGGCGGACACCTGATGCCGGTGGAAATTATCCAGGCATTTGCTATTCTGAAAAAAGCAGCGGCCAGAACCAACCAGGAACTAGGCGTATTACCTGCCGAAAAAGCAGATATTATTGCCCAGGTATGTGATGAAATCCTGGCCGGCAAACTCGATGACCAGTTTCCGCTGGTGGTATGGCAAACTGGTTCCGGTACACAATCCAATATGAATGTGAACGAGGTAGTGGCTAACCGGGCGCACGTACTGCTGGGTGGCAAATTATTGGATGACAAAAAGAAAATCCACCCAAACGATGATGTAAACAAATCGCAATCCTCGAATGATACTTTCCCTACGGCGATGAGTATTGCTGCCTATAAACTGGTGGTGGAACATACCATTCCTATGGTGCAAAAGCTGCGTAATACCTTGCAGCAGAAATCTGAGGCATTTAAAGAAGTAGTAAAAATAGGCCGTACCCACTTTATGGATGCGACCCCCCTCACTTTAGGCCAGGAATTTTCAGGCTATGTAGCCCAGCTGGATCATGGCATAAAAGCCTTGCAGAATACCTTAGCTCATTTATCTGAACTTGCGCTGGGCGGAACAGCCGTAGGAACAGGACTGAATGCACCTAAAGGATATGCTGAACTGGTAGCGAAAAAAATCTCTGAATTTGCCGGACATTCTTTCAAAACGGCTCCGAATAAATTTGAATCCCTGGCTGCCCATGATGCTGCCGTGGCCACTTCTGGCGCTTTAAAAGGTTTAGCGGTAAGCCTGATGAAAATTGCCAACGACATCCGGATGCTTTCTTCCGGCCCAAGGTCTGGCATTGCCGAAATTCTGATTCCGGAAAATGAGCCTGGTTCTTCTATTATGCCCGGTAAAGTAAATCCAACCCAGGTAGAAGCCTTAACGATGGTGTGTGCCCAGGTAATTGGCAATGATGCAGCGATTACCATTGGCGGCATGAACGGCCATTTCGAACTGAATGTATTTAAACCAGTGATTATCTTTAACCTGCTGATGGCTGCCAGATTGATTGGCGATGCCTGTGATTCTTTCGATAAAAATTGTGCGATTGGTATTGATCCCAACTATCCGGTGATCGAGAAAAACCTGGAAAATTCACTGATGCTGGTTACCGCTCTTAATCCGCATATTGGGTATGAAAATGCGGCTAAAATTGCCAAAAAAGCCCATAAAGAAGGCACCTCTCTGCGTCAGGCAGCACTGTCGCTCAATCTGCTCACCAATGAACAATTCGACCAGTGGGTAATTGCCAAAGATATGATTGGAGAACTGAAATAG